The window ATTTGCGACAACACCCTGCAACGCTAACGCAGGCACATCGGCGTTTGTCATGAAAGTGTGCTCTGTTTTGAGGTCACCGGTATCATCAAAATCCTTTACCATCAACAAAGCGCGATACCAAGACATTTGTTCTCCATTGGGAAGGTTGAAATTATCGGCCATATCATCCGCAAGGGCGAACCCATGATCGCTGACAATGATGATTTTGGTATTGTCATAGACCCCATTTTCCTTCAAATACGCAAACCATGTCCCCAGGAGACGGAATGCGGACGCATCCACATGATATAAAGAGCTTTTGGGAAATGGAGTCGAATCAAGCAAGATAGGCTTGAGAGAAGGAACATAATCGGGAGCCTGAAGCAATCGATCCTCATGCGTCATCTCATTATCCATCATATTCAGGTTTCCTTTCCCGTCATTAAAATCCGTAATATAGGGAAGCGCCACCATTGTGGAATAATGATTGACAAAAACGGAACCCAAAACGTTGAAATCAATCTCATGGTTCAACGCGTTGAGATATTCGCCTTTGTCATAGAGAGGCCAGCGAAGTACGAGCGGAGCTGCCTGGAATACCGCGTATCTGATCATATTGGAGGAAAGAATTTGGCCATACCCTACTTCACCTTCCTGGAAACGTGTATTCTTCCACCATTCGCTGTATCGCCCATTTATTCCTTTTGCGGTGACATGTTCCATCCCGGCAAAAGGCCCTTCCACAAAATCCCATGAATAATCAGGATAGGGAGGATTCAACGTCACCACATCATACCCTTCTGATGAGAAAATCTCAGGAAGCAACGTGATGGCTTCATTCTGTTTCTGCTGAAGGGTCTTGTCCGTCCGCTTCTGCATCTTGATCGGAGTATAATCATACCCCCCATACAGTGTTGGGGTCCCATAGAGGGTATGGCTGCCAAACGAAATCGCATTCGGATAATAGGTAAAACCGGTGAATTGCTGATACAGCAACGGGTCTTCCTGAAAAATGTACGGAACATATCCGCTGATGGCCCGGTCCAACATGATTACCAGCACATTCTTCCCGGTACGGGAAAAATGGAACATCGGCTCAAACTTGGTATCATCACTGATGGCTGTCTCTGTCTCCTCTTGGTGGGATAACAACTCGCGGTACTTCTGAGAAATCCCATGCATCCGAACCACGGACTGGGCGGAAACTGCAATCATAAGAATCACGAGGACAAAAGAGATGGCCCGAGAAAACCTCCGATGGAACAGCCAGGAAAGCAGACAAAAAAGTCCCACAAGCAGTCCAAGATTCACATAATTCTTGATGCCTTGCATTTTCATCAAGTCACTATTCGCAAAGCCCAAATCCGTAAATACGGTCCCATAATTCCCGGGGAACAAGAAGGTATTCATCAAGGCTCCAAGGAAAACAACCCCGGAAAACACGACAAAGAACGGCTGAATCTTTTTGGGAAAAAGAAAATACAAGCACACCGGCCAGATGATGAAGCACCCCAACGCCTGGAGCATGGTGATCCCCACAAAATCCAACGGACTGGCATAGGGTCCCATGTTGGCGAATTCCGTGGGGGAAGTGGAGATCAGATTCAAGGGTATCAGCGCGCCAATCAGCAATGTTACGCCCAGCATGCCAAGGAAAAACAACAGGAACCGGAGTCTGTCATGATCACATAACCACCCTACACAAGTGGCCGAATACCACTTGGCAAGACGATACCAAAGGGGGATAAGAAAGATGATCAACGAAATCGCGTAGATGGCATAAATCTTCCATTTCTGACCGGTCCCATGCTTGGAATAATATCCACTGATCCCCAGACACACCACACAGAAAATCCCGTACAACATGCGAAGCGGATGCCGCATCTTGTAAAAAATGTTCTTTACCAGCGACAGAATATTGTTCATCGCCCAGTAAAGGACCAATCCCGCGGGAGAGGCGTACAGTATCACCAGAAAGACGGCGGCAAGAGCGTAAATCTGCACCTTCTCTCTTACCGGATGTCCTTTGGAGTAGATCGCCCCGCTGATGCAGTTGGCGACTGTCATGATGATGGGAAGCAGATTGAACGTCCGGCCCGCGATGTTGATCATCCCATCCGGCGCGCCGAGATCTTTGATGAACCAGAATGACAATCCTTTCAGATCAGGATGATTGGACAGGAACAGGTATGCGGCGAGGAAGAACGGAATCTGGATCAAAATGGAGAACGAAGAGCGGAGGGCGTAAATTGGCTTATAATCACATTCCCGGTAATAGGCAGACAGGAGCATGAACCGTTCGTCCCCTTTGAACACCTTCCGGATCTTCTTCACTTCCGGCGCCATTTCTGCTACTTTGTTTCGTTCCACTTCCTGCCAATGCTCGGCAACCATATAAATGGGAAGCGTGCACAACGTGACGACGAAGCTCAAACCGATAATCGCGACTCCGAAATTATCAGAGACCCGATACAAGGCGGTGAACGCAAGCTCGATCACCTCGGCGATGGGGAAAATAAACAAGGTATATAAAACGCTTCCCATCTTACTTAGCCTCCCCACCTATAAGCTGAGACTCCACGCTCACCAGATAGTCAACAACCCGGTTTGCCGCTTCACCTGGGTACATCCATGCCTCTTGTTTCGCCGCATGCCGTGCGTTTCTCAATTCCACTCTGTCAGAAGCGTGTTGGATGACATCCTTGATATGGGGGAAATCGGAAGGTTTCACCTCGATTCCAAATCTGCGAACCGCCTCAAACTGCCACATTTCATCCTTCACGTCCCCGGCATCGTACGGCCGTTTGTCAAAATCCTGCGCTACATAGATTCACCGGTTTGTCGTACAGGAAAGTATAGTCAAAGATGATCCCTGAGAAGTCGCTGATCATGATATCCGCACCTGCTCAGCGCGCCACTGTTGTCACTTCAAAATCCCATCTGACGTTTGGTTTCCCCCTATATCGTTTCTGAAGCGTAGTCCAACAATGCGCTTTTCAACCAATCGGGATTGGGGATGCGGACGGACAATGACATCCCAACCGCTTTTCGACAAAGGATCCAACAAGGAAATCCCGTAGAGGGAAAGCAACGCGGACGGTCCCCAGGAGGGAGAAACGAGGACGGTAAAGGGATGGGATTTCTTCTCCATAGCGTCCCGCTTTTTCGAGAGGACATCCAGATATGTACATCCGACCACCACCAAGTCTTTGGGAGGAAGATGCCGTTTCTGCTCCAGATACTGAATGTCCTTTTTCTGGTATTCCCCGGTAAGCAACACCGCATCAAAGAAATCCAATCCGAACAGACGGTATCCGGTGGCATCGCTCGGGGCGTGAAGAATATGCACGTATTTCTTCACATCCTTGGAACGTTTGAGCTGGTAGACATCCAACGAGGGCGTGGTCATCAACACCACGTCAGCCCTGAGAAAGTTCAGTTTGGCGTACGCTTTGTTCCCCACCCCGATGTATTCGGCATGGACATGGTTCCACGACTTCTTCAGGACAGGATCATCTTCACTCCCTGTATAGTAAGCAAGAGGAAGTCCCCTGCTCTCAAATTTCTCGACCACCTGAGAAAACTCATTGAAGTATTGGCGTCCCTCACAGTAGATGACATACGGGACTGCGGGACGATTCATCTCCGCTCTGGCCTCTTTGGAGGAAAAGGTCATTTTCAATTTGACAAACAACGCGCGAAAAGAAAAATACGCCGTCGCGGCGATCCCCACCACCACTGAGAACAGCATACTCCCCGTTCCGGGATCAATATACCAAACAATCATTGAAGAATTACCTGCCTTCCGCTGACGAGCATGGAACAAACCTCTCTTTTGTCTCAGAAAAAGAAATATAAACCAATGTACAATTCGTACTCAACAGAACCAGTCCCGTTTCCGGTAAGTTTTCGGTATACGTCTTCCATATTGAACCCCAAAGACGCCCGGATGGGATAAGCGGGATAGCGGTCCAGAATCACCACGCCTTCCATGCCCGCGCCAACCAACCAGTTGTCATTTCCGTTGTTCAATCCATTGACATCATTGACCAACGCGATATCAACAAACGGAATCGCATACGAATGGGCAAAATTCCGAAGCGTGATGAACGAGGTGGTGAAGTTGCAGTTCAGCACCAACGCTCTCTTCCAAGCCTCTCCCTTAACATAAACATAATCATTGTTATCCCGAATACCGCGAATGTATTCCGACACATAGTCGTCGGTGTTACTTGGGAGGAAATAATATTTCTTGGAAGAAAGGATGCCAGAGAGCCGGAACGAAGGATTGAACCATGAGGTGGCAAAGGGAAACCATGAGGTACGAATTTCCAGCCATTGGTAATCGATATCACCCGGACGATATGGCCGACCTTCAAATGTTCGTTTGGGGAAGATGGCCATGTTCCCATGGATCTGAAAATCCAACCCGGTACGGAAATTCCCCTTCCAGTTGATGGAAGAACGGGAAAGCGTGCTGTTGAATTCCCAAAACAACTCATACAGCAGAGGATCATCCGGATACATCTTGTTATGCAAAGTTATTTCATTATACCAATTGAACCAGTCCCGAACGTTGAACCCTGTTCCTATCGTGCCACTGATATCCATCCAATCAAGAATACCGTATGCTCCCTTTGTTTCCAGCGAAAGCCGCGTATCGATCTGTTGCGTTCCGATTTTGAATCCATGGTAGCGGAAATGGGACAGGGTATAGAAATAATAATCCGACGTATTGACGTCATACGCAATGGATTTGTTGTACAGGGAAAAGCCTCCGAGGCTCAGCGCAAACGGCCCCCAATTGAACGAGTTCCCTATTTGGTTAAAATACCAATCGCCTTGCAAATCAGCAGTTTTTGGATGCAGGTACAACCACATATTCATGGAAAGCGCCTTGTGGTCGATCGTCATGTTCTGAGGATTAAAATTGAAATAAAAATATGAGGATGTGGGATCCTGCATATTGTAGGAATACTGGGTCGCCAGATTAAGCCGGACTTGCTTTCCCAATGCCAGTTGACTGAGATTCATTTCTCCGTAGTACGTCCCTTCCTTCCAACCATTTCCCACGTCATCCTGGAACGCGCTGTCGGGAATGGTGACGTTTCCCGCGAGATACAGATTGGAAAGCTGCCCAAAGAGATTCTTATTGTATAATTTCAGTCCCACACGCGTGCCAATATTGGAATCGTACTTTCCATACGGGAACGGAAGGATGGAGGACGCATCCACAATGATAAATGTGACCTGATAGAACCGGATGCCACGAGACTCGTTGGTATACACAAGTGCGTACTCCACCTTGCTGAACACCCTGAGGTTGACCAACTTCTGGACTTTGGCATCCAATGCCGCCCGCATTGCTTCTTCCGAAGGAAAGATTTCATCACCGGCAGGAACGATCCGGGAACGAAGGGCGCTTTCCGTCGTTTTGCCGGTAATGGTGAACGAATAACCGGCGATCATGAATTTCTGACTGGATGGAGCGGAATCACCTACTGCGTTTTGTTCGTGAGCCCACATGGAGATGCTCACAAAAAGAAGCAAGAGCACAAGTATGATATGTCTTTTTCTCATCCTCTTCTCCTTGTACAAGACTTCGTCAGCCTATCCCACAGAAGAAAAACAGTCAATTCTGCACAAGGAAATGATTACCAAGAATACCGGACACTTCCCACGAATTGCGCGTCAAACGAAAATCCATCCAAGGTCTGAGAATCCGCGACATAGGTGGTTTTCCCGATCAAATCCATCCTCCCGATCAAGGTAAGATGCCAGGGTTTCCACGTGTAGGTGGATTGGAAGGAAAGCATATTCGTCCAAAGCAGGTCATCGGAGAGGAACGTCGCGGCCTTTACCTCTTCCCAGGAAGAAAACATGTTGATCTCCCCATGCACCATGGAGAACAGGGTCCCTTCCAGTTTCAGATTTCCCTTACTCCAGACATTACGCCATTGCAACGCCAACGCATCACCACCATAGGGGAAACCCAAGTAATCATATAAATAGTAATACGCGTTCTCATCAACACCCCTCACCAATCTGATACGCCGTTGGGCAATGATAAAGTCAATCCCTTCCCGTCGATACAATGCGGGAAGCGTCCCAACCAGTTCCACGTCGGTGGTATAGAGGCCGCCTCCCAATTCCTTGGCATGCCGCGCTCCAAGGGAAAGCCCTCCGGCGGCAGGATCGTTGTTTCCACCTTCCTCATTAATGGCTGTCGCCTGATCCATACAGAATTGGGCATATAAGCTCCACCCAGGCGTGAACGTATAGTCCAATTCCACCGTAAGGAGGGAATTAAACAGATTGGAATCGGAGAGATTATGGAAGATCAAGGAAGGATTGAGGTAACTGGCATTCAACGACCCATTGCTGTTGTAATACATCAACGCCTCGGATATGGTGAATTTCACCTTTTCCCACCAAGTGAACTCCAACCGATGACTGAGCATCATACGGATACCCGTTTCAATTCCATTCCACGTTGTACCTGAATAATTCATTGGGTACGGTGTATAAAATCCATAGACTGTATCAAATTTGAAGTTTTGGGAAAACAGGCTGAACCGGAGATAATCCATGAAATCCAGATGGTTGTCATACATGAAATTCCCGATCCGCGAGTTTCCCCAAGAGAGCTTGTCCCTGCTAAGATTGATGTTCCAGTGGTTTCCGCCGAACGAAAACACCGCCCGTTTTGGCCATGTGTACTCCCAGTCATTGGGACTGAGCATCACATTTGACTGGAACATATGCTGGTACAGGGAAATACGCAAACCAGGAAAGCTTGGAGTAATGGTTCCGACTAAATCCGTATTTTCTGTTGTGTAGGCCCCAACATTCTCCGTTGACGATGCGTTGAACGTATGAAATGCGGCATCCTCTCCATTTTGAGAATCGTACGCCTGCCGTGCTGTCAGCCCATACCCATACTGTGCTTCCATTCCCAGATATACGTGATCAAAGAAACTGGCGTCCAATCGGGCGCGGAGCATTGGCTGACGATCCGTATAGCTGTAGTTCCAATCCAAATACGACGTGTAATCTTCCGTATTGGTATGGAAATACCCTTCCAGATTGGCATCCAGATGCAAACTGAGAGAGGTGGAATCATCCAGCTTCCATTTGGGCTGCTCGTCAAGCGTCTGCATGACTCGGTCACGGATACGCTCAGCCTCAGGAGTCAATATCGCGGGGAGACGATCCATGATCATCCGGGTTTCGGTGACCGTCCACGGCCGACTCCAGGAAGCGGCAGGGAGTCCTGTCAGGAGGTAGAGCGTGTCGACATCGTCATACAGGGGATTTGACAGCGGAATGATCTGCTGGGGCGTCGCGGCCCAAAGAACTGTGGCGGAGAGCAACGATATAACCAGACAGACCCGCACGATTCGTCTCATATTCCCTCCCCTAATAGTACAACTTCACCCCAATCGTTCCATACAGGCCGAATACAGGTGACGCCCAAGCCCCGAGTTCTGTGGTATATCCATATTTGTTCTGATCATTGCTCTCATTTGTAATCGGTCTGTCCCATTCCGACTGGAAACGAAGAGATCCACTAATTGTCAGGGGGAACGATGAGAACTGTTTCTCAAGCCCAAGCTCAAGAGAAAGCTTGTAGTTGCCAATGAAAGCGAAGAAATCCTCATAGGCATACAAATCGTCACTGTCGTAATCAAAATCCGTACTCAAATTTGATTTTCCATACTGATAACTTCGCTGCTGCAACTTCACCGTCGTCTTACCGGTCAGCCCCTCAGCGAGGCTTGTCCTCAGGCCAAGCAGATACTCGATGGTATTCTGGCTAAGCGAATAGCCGAGAGCCTGTCCTTTATTGATATATGTCGTGGAATAATCAGCATCGTCATCATCCTTGTTGAGATAGTGGGTATATACAAATGGGGAAAGATAGGTTATTTGGGCGGTCAGTGTCGTAAAGGAACCCACATTCAGAGGAATATCCATCCCACCCTGTAGTCCAATCGCATTCCGTGGATTAACCAGGATCTTCCCGAATCCCCCATATGCGCTCACCTCAGTGGCGACAAAGGAACCGTACATCCTCGCAATCCCAGGAAGCGTATATTGGAAATCCATGGATGCGATGCAATTATCACGGTCGCCATCAGCACCCTGCACGATATAATAGACAGAAAACGGATTGAGGTACCCGAACAGCAACCGACGCCGATACACCACCCCTTCACTTACCCCAAGGGTAAAATGTGGCGTGACATCCCATTCGACACGGTGTGCGGAATAATTATTCTGATAGGTAAGGGATTCCGACCTGGTATAATCAACAACCGTCTCATTCCCATTATCCGTCATATTGAAAACGCCCAACGATCCTGTCACAAACCCCATCCGAAGATTCGGGGCAAAGGAGAAGATGGCATCCACTCCATCAAAGGAACGGGCGGTTCCTGAGAGCAACAGGTTACCCAAACCAGGACCCCAGTCTCGCGGGATGGAGGCAAATCGGACGATCAAGCGGGAATCCAAGAAGCTTCCCACGAATTCGGGAGACATGGAATTGCTGTTGGCGAATCCCGCCATGGGCAATGATTGGGCGGTTCCTTCTTGTACCCATTTGAGGTACTGGTAAAATCCTTCGGCGGGAATGGAAAACTCACTGGGGAGGAACACGCTGTCATCCAGACGATCCACGCGGAAGGTAAAATCCATCGAATAGCTGAGGTGGGTGCCCAAATCACCTTTCAGGTAGGCAGTGACGGCATTGCGGCTGTCGTAGGCGAACGAGGGATTTTCCAACAAGGTGCCACCGGTTTCCTGAACCGCGAAACGCGCGCCAATCGTTACGTTTGACTGAAATCGTTCGTCGTTGAACCGATAAAACCCCTGACGCCACACATTTTGGTTGGGAATTTCATTTGAACCATACTGCCGTTCCAACTCATTGATCCAGAACCGGACATCACTCCGTTCTTTTTCCGTGATCAAATCTGACTGGGAGATCTCTTCAAGATATCTGATCGCGTCATTCGCCGTATAAGGACGTATATTGGGAATCTGAGAAATCACGCCTTTCGCGACGGCATTATCCATGATCTGGTACACGCGTGAATCGACCGGAACGGAAACGTATCTCGCAGCGAAAAGCGTTTCAGCGCTTATGGCAAGCACGATACCACACAGAAATAAAAACGTTCGCTTCATACGCTTCTCTTTTCCTCTCTGTCTTATCGTTCATAACGATGCTCATTTCCTAGGCACCAAACAAATTTCTTTGCCATTATAGACTACTCTTGCAACATCTGTCGATAAATCAGGAAAAACTCCCTTTTCCCTTCGCCTTCTTGGGTTTTCGCTTTTTACAGAGCACCAAGTCATGGCAAGCCCTATTTCAATTGACAGGTATCTCTCATTGATGGTATTTTTCTCATTGTATGTCCGCAGAAGCGGTAACTTTACAACATAGAGGTCCATATGCCTTCCAATGACGAGAAAAAACCTGCGCAGGACGCAGAAAAGAAAGCAACAGCCACAAACCTGACGAAAACCAACGCGACGGGAAATACCGGCAAACAGGACAAAACAGGCAAGACGGTTGCGTTCGCAAAACCCAAACGGAAACTTTCCATCGGATGGTGGTTCGGGCATCATCGTCCTGATCTTGATTTCCATATCCTTTGTCTTAGCCCCCACGATTGAAGCGGTCATGGGACCGAAACAAGGTGGCGGTTTGGTCTTCGGCACCTATGGCAAGGAAAAGATCGAATACGCCTATGGCAACTACTTCTATGAGCAGTACCAGAACTACGCCAACCAGTACAAGACCAGCGCGAACACCAGCGCCGAGCAGGTCGCCTACCAGATTTGGAAGAATGCCTATGACAGCACGGTGATCTACACCGCGTTGAACCAGATGGCCAAGAAAGCCGGCATCATCGCCAGCAACGCCGTTGTCAACCGCAGGATCATTGATTCGGGATACTATAACGTAGATGGCAAGTTTGACGCCGCGACATACAACAAAGCGACCACCGAGCAGAAGGCCAGCATCGAGAAGAGCGTCAGGGAGTCCTTGGCACCTTCCATCGTTTACAATGACATCAGCACCGTACTCACCTCGAACGCCGAGCAGGATTATGTCGCCGCCATGGCGGACAACAGCCGGACGTTCCAGTATGCCACGTTTGACGCATCTCTCTACCCTGATGAAGAAGCAGCGGCGTACGCGTTGAAGAACCCTCAGCTGTTCTACACCCTTGACCTCTCCGTCATCACCACGGATTCCAAAGAGTCCGCCCAGGCCATTTTGGATTCCATCAACAACGGAGACAAGACATTCGAAGAAGCGGCTCTTTCCGAGAGCAAGGATTCGTCCGCCGCCGCCAACGGGAAGATCGGGAACCTGTACTTCTTCCAGATCCAGTCCAATTTCAAGAATCCGGATGACGCCCAGCAGTTGTTCGCCGCTGAGGTTGGCAAGCCCATCGGACCGGTGGAAGGCACCAGTTCCTGGACGATTTACCGGGTGAACGCAGCTCCCGTCCAACCGGATTACACCGATCCCACGTTGCTTGCCATGGTGAAGACCTACATGTCCCTGTATGACAGCCAGATCATCACCGATTACCTGAAGACCAAAGCCGCCTCGTTTGTGGCGGACGCAAAAGCGAGTGACTTCGCCACCGCGGCTTCCAAAGACGGCGTGACGGTCACCGATGTGACCACCACCCCGATGAATGTGGGAGCCAGCGGCTATCTCAGCTCGTTCAGCACCACCGATCCCAATGGAATGCTCACCTACGCGGACACCGATACCGTCAAGAAAATGTACACCTCAGAGACTGGTACCGTGCTGGATCCGTTTGAAGCGGGTTCTTCCACCGTGGTCGTCAAAGTGGGGGATGAGAGCAGCAGTGGCAATTCCTATCTGACGGCGCTGTACAAGTATTACGCTGCGATGTACGCCCAGCAGGATTTGATCGAATCCTTCATGCACAGTGACCAGTTCAAGGACAACTTCCTGACGGTCTTCCTGACGGACATTCTTGGGCAGGGCACCACATCTTCCACGTGATTTTTCTCTTGGAAAGGTTCAGGCGGTCAGCAATGACCGCCTTTCTTTTTCCCTGCATGCATCGTAGAATACCTCCATGCAGCATGAAGTGACGAAACCGGTGGATTTGTTGGATGTGAAAGGACGGGTCATTGAGGAAGGATGGGCCAGAAGGCCGGTATGGCGGTACGACCGTGGGCAAATCCACACCTCTTCCTGGCGTATCAAGGAATGGGAATACTACGCCATCACCAACCAACGGAAAGCATATTGCGTGACGGCGACAATGAGTGACATGGGATACTGCGGGATGTTCGCCATCGCCTATATTGATTACCAGACGGGCAAAGGAGCCCAGAGGAGCGCCGTTATTCCGTTCACCTTCGGAAAGTTGGGGTTCAAGAACAGTTCCCGGGAGGACCAGGATCTTTCCTGGTCCAACCATAACCTCCGCTTGGCGTTCATCACAAGGAAAGGCAAACGCCATCTGCTCTTCGCCTGTCCGTCCCTGGTCCTTCCCGATGGAAGCGTCGGGCTGGATTGCGACCTGACACTGGAACAACCCAACGGGTTGGAGTCGATGAACATCGTCACCAGCTGGAAAGAAAACCGCAAGGCCTTCTACCTGAATGAGAAGATCAACTGCATGGAAGCAA of the Sphaerochaeta sp. genome contains:
- a CDS encoding SurA N-terminal domain-containing protein, with translation MGPKQGGGLVFGTYGKEKIEYAYGNYFYEQYQNYANQYKTSANTSAEQVAYQIWKNAYDSTVIYTALNQMAKKAGIIASNAVVNRRIIDSGYYNVDGKFDAATYNKATTEQKASIEKSVRESLAPSIVYNDISTVLTSNAEQDYVAAMADNSRTFQYATFDASLYPDEEAAAYALKNPQLFYTLDLSVITTDSKESAQAILDSINNGDKTFEEAALSESKDSSAAANGKIGNLYFFQIQSNFKNPDDAQQLFAAEVGKPIGPVEGTSSWTIYRVNAAPVQPDYTDPTLLAMVKTYMSLYDSQIITDYLKTKAASFVADAKASDFATAASKDGVTVTDVTTTPMNVGASGYLSSFSTTDPNGMLTYADTDTVKKMYTSETGTVLDPFEAGSSTVVVKVGDESSSGNSYLTALYKYYAAMYAQQDLIESFMHSDQFKDNFLTVFLTDILGQGTTSST
- the yidC gene encoding membrane protein insertase YidC, translating into MGSVLYTLFIFPIAEVIELAFTALYRVSDNFGVAIIGLSFVVTLCTLPIYMVAEHWQEVERNKVAEMAPEVKKIRKVFKGDERFMLLSAYYRECDYKPIYALRSSFSILIQIPFFLAAYLFLSNHPDLKGLSFWFIKDLGAPDGMINIAGRTFNLLPIIMTVANCISGAIYSKGHPVREKVQIYALAAVFLVILYASPAGLVLYWAMNNILSLVKNIFYKMRHPLRMLYGIFCVVCLGISGYYSKHGTGQKWKIYAIYAISLIIFLIPLWYRLAKWYSATCVGWLCDHDRLRFLLFFLGMLGVTLLIGALIPLNLISTSPTEFANMGPYASPLDFVGITMLQALGCFIIWPVCLYFLFPKKIQPFFVVFSGVVFLGALMNTFLFPGNYGTVFTDLGFANSDLMKMQGIKNYVNLGLLVGLFCLLSWLFHRRFSRAISFVLVILMIAVSAQSVVRMHGISQKYRELLSHQEETETAISDDTKFEPMFHFSRTGKNVLVIMLDRAISGYVPYIFQEDPLLYQQFTGFTYYPNAISFGSHTLYGTPTLYGGYDYTPIKMQKRTDKTLQQKQNEAITLLPEIFSSEGYDVVTLNPPYPDYSWDFVEGPFAGMEHVTAKGINGRYSEWWKNTRFQEGEVGYGQILSSNMIRYAVFQAAPLVLRWPLYDKGEYLNALNHEIDFNVLGSVFVNHYSTMVALPYITDFNDGKGNLNMMDNEMTHEDRLLQAPDYVPSLKPILLDSTPFPKSSLYHVDASAFRLLGTWFAYLKENGVYDNTKIIIVSDHGFALADDMADNFNLPNGEQMSWYRALLMVKDFDDTGDLKTEHTFMTNADVPALALQGVVANPVNPYTQNPITMEEKKNGEVVTTSNMWNVSFIKKDQPYLPIPKNDWLSVHDDIFNPKNWTKYVFQVTTSK
- a CDS encoding DUF2804 domain-containing protein — encoded protein: MQHEVTKPVDLLDVKGRVIEEGWARRPVWRYDRGQIHTSSWRIKEWEYYAITNQRKAYCVTATMSDMGYCGMFAIAYIDYQTGKGAQRSAVIPFTFGKLGFKNSSREDQDLSWSNHNLRLAFITRKGKRHLLFACPSLVLPDGSVGLDCDLTLEQPNGLESMNIVTSWKENRKAFYLNEKINCMEASGTIRRGGVAEQIEQDGSAWGVLDWGRGRWTYQNRWYWSSASGLVDGIPFGFNLGYGFSDRTPASENVLIHNGIIHKLGDVAFHIPSDSYLKPWTFTSDDQRLELTFTPRYDRQSDINALVVKSVQHQVFGFFDGQAILDDGRVITLEQFPGFAEDVFNRW